The Microtus pennsylvanicus isolate mMicPen1 chromosome 18, mMicPen1.hap1, whole genome shotgun sequence region TAACATCTTATTCGTGAAGTAAATCTTTGTTTACCTCcttcaaagaatgaatgaatgaaagaacgaaggaaggaaggaaggaaggaaggaaggaaggaaggaaggaaggaaggaaagaaatatgagtttacaTTTGCAAACATTATGGAACATTCATTTGTTTTGAACAATTACTTTAAACATCTGCATGGGCAGACTAGGCAGGGCCCTCATCTCTAATGAAGACAACAGAAAAGAGAGGACAAGTACactctccatttcccttcaaagtTCATTTTCTTACACGAACGTATTTGTTATTATTCAGAGGTTTTCATGTACAGGTGTTCATGTTAGTACTCCTATTTTGCATTATGCATTGGCTCTGTTCTTAGTCTCAGTAGTCcagtaatctctctctctctctctctctctctctctctctctctctctctctctctctctctctctctctctctctctctcttacacacacaattTCTGTGAACATTTTTCTATCTTTCCCAGACTTATGTCATGGGAGTTGTGATCAATCTCTGGGTCTGACTGCTTCCCTACAGGCTCTGCAgtgacactgctgctgctgcttccttgcaggggacctggctGGTATATAAAATATGCTTCCACTATGCTTTCTGGGTGATTACACTTCCCAGTTATGTCCTTGCTAAacaatatcttttattttcaaaatggaaTTGGAGTTTTTGCCaatgtatttctctttcttttctacattttcaCAATTCTATATCACAGACCTAAGCCCATGGACCTGATTTCTTGTCAACTGACCTTCATCCACATAGTGCTGCTCCTCACTGGAGGATTTGTTTGGGTTACAGATATATTTGAGTCACTGAACATTGACAATGACATCAAATGTAAGACAGCGTTTTACATAAGCAGGGTGATGAGAGGCCTCTCCATCTgcatcacctgcctcctgagCGTGTTCCAGCCTGTCACTATCAGTCCCAGTACCTCTTTCTTGGCGAAATTTAAACTTAAGCTAAAGAAGTACATAATCTATGCTTGTTTCTATATTTGGTCTCTCAATATGTCATTCTATAGCTACCTGATCATCTATGTCGGTGGTTTTACCAACATGAGTGAGACCAATCAGATGAAGGTCACTAAATCCTGCTCACTCTTCCCCCCGAACTACATCATTAAGGCACTGAATTTAACAGTGACAACTTCTATGGATATATTTCTTGTAGGAGTTATGCTGACCACAAGTGCATACATGGTGCTTATCTTGTTCAGACATCAGAGGCAACACAAGTATCTTCACAGCCTCAGCCACCCGAGATCATCTCCTGAGAAAAAGGCCACCCAGACCATCTTGCTGCTGGTGACTTTCTTTGTGGTCACGTACTGGGTAGACTTCATCATCTCATCCACTGCAGTCCTGTTATGGATGTACAACCCAGTCATCCAGAGTGTTCAGAAGCTTGTGATGAATGTTTATCCCACTCCTTTGGTACAAATCAGTTCTGATAACAGAATATTCAATATACTGAAAAATATTCGGTCAAAATACCACCAGATTTTGtaaaaacatcatttttcttctgtaataaatgtatttattttaattcaaaaaaaagattttcaaggGAAGTATGCAATACCTTGCTGCCATCACCAATAAACACTGGATTTCCAAAAAGCACATGCTGTCTGATTTCCTAATTGGGAAAGGACAAAAAGTGAGAAAATATCACGTACAAGAGTATTTATATGCAAATACACAAAGACTATGTCAATGAAAACAGCAAATCTGAAACTGTGAGAACCATGAAAGCAATAGGATGATAAGAAGTAGGTATACTCTTCTATACTATATTATAATTCAGAGTCTTTGAGGACAGGTAAAATAGTGCTTTCATATGTTACTGCATAATATTATCAAAGATTCTGTTTTCATGTGAAAAAAAACCTGCAATGTCATACCAGTTTTCACAATGAAActcaaagaaaagaggaaagggcaTGACTCCCCTTGACACTGTCATATACTAAAACATTTAGGGAATTATTTCTTTACAGATGCTACAGTGTTCAAGACAGAGACAGTGGTGCCACAACTTTAAAGACAAGGAGAGGTTTCAGAAGCAGGGATGGACATGATGCACAGACCATAACAGGTGACTCTGAACAGTAATACTGGAATATACCAGTACCTGACTGctaattattctgttttttttgtcatttagGAGCAGTCTGGTGTGTCCGGGAAATGTACATTCGGATTTCAACTATAAATATTTGCAGCTGCGAGCTGGCATATAGCCAGAGCCTGACCAGGAAGGATTCGCTATGCTGACAATATTATTAGCTTTCCTTGCCTCGGAATCCTCTGAAGGAGTGTGTGCATTCAAATTTTCCCCGGAACAGTGACGAGAATGGTCTCAATTCCACCAATAGGAACAAAGCCTGTGGTAACCTTGGAGATCTGCATCAGAGCTGCTGactcatttctccttcccttctctatgTTTGCTCCGGCAGAAAAATATGAAAGTgagagtagatggcaggaaataatgtaGTTTACTTAGGACCAGAATCGCATTATCAAAAGGGAAATCATTATGAGGTAAGTAGGAGGTGATCACGTATCTGAATTCTTCGGTCTGTATCCTGCCTATCTACCTGAAATTTCCATTTATCCCTGCTGACGGCTGATTGTGATTCTGTGCTGCCGATTGCAGCTTACTGGTATCACATTCAGAAATGCCATGTCAGAGTCCCTAAACACTTATTACGGAATCTTACACTTGAAATTTTTAGATTCCCAGGTGCCTGAGGCTATTTGCCAACATAGCAATTATCCTACTGAGGTTTCCAATAGCGCATAAGATCAGTACATTTCAGGGTTTTCATGTATAGACTTTCTATGAAAATCATCATTTCAGAAAATCAATAATCTAAAGCTAACCTTGGAATCGCAGATTTTGCGGCTGAATCAGTGGCTTCAGACTCGAGCGCATTTCCTGCACTGCAAACAGAATCAGGTGACTCTCACACATTCCTTGCTTTTCCtattcttctgtatcctgcagttCTCTGagacacattttcttctctggtgTTTTTTACAGTGAGGCCTTGACTAAAGTCCAGCTTTGAGCAGGACTTTAGTCAAAGCCCCACTGGCAAAATTCCTCAGTGCAGTCCGTTTTATGCCATGTAGGAACCAATAAGCAGAGAGATCGCATAACAAGGACCGGAAAGCACAGGACTGTATCTAACTTGATGATCTCATCCAGAGCTGATGAGtcatctgtgtctctctccttaCCTTGTTTTGTGAAAAGAAGCAGAGCAATTGACAGGGGAACAGAGGATAAAATGTAATTTACCCTTCATTTTGCCTCCAATTAACAGCCAACTAAACTGGCAAAATGTAAAATGTTGAGTCAGCTGGCAGATGCTTTTCCCTTGAATCTACCTATATACATGGGagccttccttcccctctgaggattttttgtgtgtgaatctGTGCTGCCAATGTATCTGGCTTCTCAATCTTTGTGATTTTGTTCTATGATTTTAGGTGTGGTTTTTATGTAgtcaaattataataaaaatgttacatataatatgatattattaattatatacaaataacaatACAATTATAATTTTTCATGTAGTTTAATTATAATACACAATATGTTTAATTTCATTAGAGGGCTATACGAGGAATTGGTAAGACTGTAGAAAGAAATGTAGATTTTAAACCTTCTCTCATGTAGACCCAAGAGTAATATAGTAGCTCACAATGTATTAGTGATAAAGAAATGAATTCAGTTTCattgatttcagaaaaaaatacatatacctAAATTGTTAA contains the following coding sequences:
- the LOC142837547 gene encoding putative vomeronasal receptor-like protein 4; its protein translation is MSLLNNIFYFQNGIGVFANVFLFLFYIFTILYHRPKPMDLISCQLTFIHIVLLLTGGFVWVTDIFESLNIDNDIKCKTAFYISRVMRGLSICITCLLSVFQPVTISPSTSFLAKFKLKLKKYIIYACFYIWSLNMSFYSYLIIYVGGFTNMSETNQMKVTKSCSLFPPNYIIKALNLTVTTSMDIFLVGVMLTTSAYMVLILFRHQRQHKYLHSLSHPRSSPEKKATQTILLLVTFFVVTYWVDFIISSTAVLLWMYNPVIQSVQKLVMNVYPTPLVQISSDNRIFNILKNIRSKYHQIL